DNA sequence from the Hyalangium ruber genome:
GGGCCTCGTTCCAGGCCACACAGAAACCGATGATGAATTGGTGCGGAGGCTGCGCGCGGCGCGTGGGAATTCCGCCGCGGATTTAGCTTTGCAATTCCTCACCCTCTACCGCCAAGTGCGCTTTGGAAGTGGCGTGTCGGACCCGTCCGCACTTGAAGCGCTCGCTACAGCGCTGGAGCACGCACTTCGAATTCCCTGAAACATGATATTATTCATGTTTTACGGCTTCCATTGAAATTGGAAATGCGTTCATGTTGGATGGAATTTGATGACACAACATGCTACAGAAGTAGCCATTTCCCGCTCTCCAAGGAAGTATGAGAACACACATTGCGCGGGAGTTTCATAGATGGAAGTCTTTGAGGGGTAGACCATCCCCACGAGGCTCCGCCATGACGACTTCTGTCGCATACCGCTCCCCTCTGGTTGTCCCCTCTCCTCAGATGGTCCCGACGCCCGAGGGCGCTTCCGGAGTTACCCTGGATTGCCGGCCTTACGCGGCGCAGATCCAGCAAGCGATCGCCTCGCGCCGGCCGGTGTCCCTGGCGGACACGGAGCGCTTCCTGGTGGAAGCGGAGATGCTGTTCCACGCGCTGCCGGAGCCCCTCCGCCGCGCCGTCATCGAGCTGAAGAGCGGGCTGAGCCGCTACCCGTTCCTGATCCTCAAGGGGCTGCCGACGGAGCAGTCCCTGCCGCCCACGCCACTGGACTCGCGGCGGCCGCGCATGGAGCGCTTCATGGTGGGTGAGTGGCTGTCGGCCGCCATCGCCAAGGCCCTGGGCGAGCCGTTCGGGCTGGTGCAGCAGAACGAGGGCGAGCTGATCCAGCACAACTCTCCCGTGAAACTGCACGAGACGGCGCAGTCGGGTGAGAGCTCGAAGACGGAGCTGCTCTTCCACACGGACGGCTCGTTCCTGCCGCTGACGCCGGACTACAACGTCATCTCCTGCCTGCGGCCGGATCCGGCGCGCGAGGCGGTGACGTCCTTCACGAGCCTGGAGGATCTGCTGGCCGAGCTGTCGCCGAAGCACCGCGAGCTGCTGTCGCAGCCGCGCTTCCTGGCCGACGGCGTGGAGTACGACTACGACGAGGTGAACGAGCGCGGCAACCGCACCCACCACGTGCCGCTGCTGCGTGGCACCGCGGAGCAGCCGTACATCTTCTATGACCAGGACATCCACCGGGCGGTCGACGCGGAGGCCGCCGAGGCCCTGCGCGCGCTGGACGCCGCGCTGGAGGCCAAGGCCATCCACGTGAAGCTGGAGGCCGGCGACGTGGCCCTGTTCGACAACCGCCGGTGCATGCACAAGCGCTCGCCCTTCCACGCCAACTACGATGGAAAGGACCGCTGGTGCCTGCTCACCTACGTGAGCAGCAGCGCGCTGGAGGCCACGCGCGAGCGCCGCGCGGCGGGCCGTCGCCGCGTCCTCGACATCCCGGCCAACCTCTGAGCCTGCTCAGCTCCCGGTGGCCGCGGTAGGGGTGCCCCTGGAAGCGGGGGTGCCCGCCAGCTCGGGCGCGACCGGCAGCTTCAGGGTGAAGGTGGTGCCGCTGCCCAGCTTGCTCTGCACCTCGATGCGGCCCTGGTGGCGGGAGATGATGCCGTAGCTGATCGACAGCCCCAGCCCCGTGCCCTTGCCCGGAGGTTTGGTGGTGTAGAACGGCGTGAAGAGCTTGGCGAGCACCTCGGGCGTCATCCCCACGCCCGAGTCGGTGATCCGCACCACCACCATGTTGCCCTCCTGCTGGGTGGAGATGCGGATCTCCCCGCGGTCCTCGATGGCCTGGGCGGCGTTGCTGAGCAGGTTGGTGAACACCTGGCTGATCTGCGTGGGGTAGCCGACGATGGCGGGGATCTCCCCATACTCGGTGCGCACCTCACAGCGGTGCTTGAGGTCGCTCCACATCATCATCTTCAGCGTGCCCATCAGCTCCTTGTTCACGTCCACCAGCCTCGGCTCGCCGGCCTCCTCGCGGATGAAGGACTTGAGGCTCTGGATGATGTCCTTGACGCGCTGGGTGCCCTCCTGACAGTCGTTGAGCAGCTCCTTCACGTCGCTCTCGATTTCCCCCACGCCCTCCTGCTCCCACAGGGCGCAGATGCGGCCGAGCGCCTCGGCCTGATGGGGCGGCAGCGTGGGCCCCACCTCGGTGCCGAACGCGCGGTAGAGGCCGAGCAGCCGCGTGAAGGTGGCCACGTACTGGGTGAGCGTGGACAGGTTGCTCATGACATAGCCCAGCGGGTTGTTGATCTCGTGGGCGATGCCGGCGGCGAGCTGCCCCACCGAGGCCAGCTTCTCGGACAGGATGAGCTGGGCCTGCTGCTTCTCCAGCTCCTGGGTGGCCTTGAGCAGCTTCTCGGTGCGGATGTGGACCAGCTCCTCCAGGTGGTCGCGGTGGCGCCGCAGCTCCTCCTCGCGGTGCAGCAGCATCTCCTCCGCGTGGCGGCGCTGCTGCTCGCTGCGCCAGCCGAGAATGACGCTGCAGCACGTGGCCAGGAAGGGCTGGAGGAACTCGATGACGCTGGTGTCGTAGCCCTCGGGGCGGTTGGCGATGCCCACCATGCCCACCATCTCCTTGCCGGACTTGAAGGGCAGCCCCAGGAACGCCTTCAGCGGCGGGTGGCCGTGGGGCCTGCCGCCGGCGCGCGTGTCCTCGTCCGGGGTGTTGGAGATGACGTGCTCGCCCGTGGTGAGCACGGTGCCGAAGAGCGTCTTGAGGTTGCGGAACTCCATGCCCTGGGGGGCCAGCCGGTGGTACTGCTCGCGCAGCTCATCGGTCCACGCGATGTTGGTGATGGCGTACGTCTTGAGGTACGGCACCCCCATGTCGGTGTAGAGCACCTCGCCGATGAAGCCGTACTCACTGCTCGTCAGATCGAGCAGCACCTCGAGCAGTCGATCGAACAGCTTTCGCGCGTTGCTGCCCTGGATGAACTCGAGCTGCGCCTCGGTGAGCGCGCGCAACAGCCGGACACTGGCCTCGAGCTGGGGATCCTGCTGCTTCCCGGTCTGGTTCTGCCCTCCGACGAGCTCGTTCTTCGGCGCTTCGGTGTCGGACGATGGAGAGGTAGGGGGAGAAGGCCTGTAGCCCAAAGCAGATCACCTCACGAGTTACGGCTCATCATAACGAACCGGGCGACCCTGAACCGGCAGGCCGATCCCAACAGGGTTGCACGACGCGTGCCGCCCATGCGGAACATTCTGGTATCGGCATTCTGTCGCAGCCCGGCCAGAGAGCAATGGGCGGCTCTGATCGCATGCAGGCAACCGAGCCCGTGCGCGCCTCCTTCCCGGAGCAACGAGCCACCCGGTGGACCCGGCGGCGCATCCCGGTAGACTCGTGCGGCAATGGATGAGTCGGCCCGCCCGGGAGTTCACAAGCGGCGTCTGCCCGGGGGATGGGTGAGCGCTGTCGCCATCAGCTTGTTCGTCGCCGCTACGGCCTGGGTATCCGTACACCCACGCCGCTCGGAGGAGCACACTCCGGGTGCGGAGCACGTCACGCCCATGGTGGCCTCGCCCCCGAAGGATCGCCGCGAGGAGCGACTCGCCGCGACGCGGGCGATCGTCCGGGCGCTGGCGCCCGCGGCCTCCCGCCGGCTGCCGGAGCGCACGGAGCGGGAGAAGGAGCTGCACCAGCTGGCCACGTCGCTGGGCGCTCCCGGCACGCGGCTGGAGAACCCGTGTGTCGAGTGGGCAGGCCCCTTCTGCGCTCGCACGGCGCTCGAGCCCCTGTTCTCCGCGCTGGACGGCCTGCGCGCGGGGACGAGCTCTTCGCGGGTGACGATCTCCGCGTTCGGAAACTCGCTGATCGCCGCGGACCGCATCGTCGACGTCGTCCGGGAGGATCTGGTCCACCTGTTCGGAGACGGAGGCCGCGGCCTGCTGCTCGTCGACCGGATCGCCGACTACGGCCCCCGCACGCGGTCGAGCCAATCGGCGACGGGCTGGCAGGTGTACACGGTGGGGGACGTCAAGCCGGCGCCCCTGCCGCTGGGGCTGACGGGGGTCTCCCATGTCTCCACCACGCCGAAGGCCCGCGCGCGCTTCGAGCTCTCAGGAGAGACCCAGGGCGCGGTGTACTGGGTGGACCAGGACGCGGGCCCGATCGAGCTGCGCATCGACGGCGAGCTCGTGGTGACGACCACCCCGTCTGACACGGGCGGCCAGCAGCGCACGGAGGTGACGATTCCCCCGGGCGCGAAGGCGCTGGAGCTCATCGCCCACCGGAAGGGAACCATCGTCCAGGGCGTCGCGCTGGACCGGGGTGGCCCGGGGCTCGTGCTGGATACCCTCGGCGTGCCCGCGGCGGACGCCAGCCTCTTCCTCCAGGCGGACGAGGAGATGGTCACCGAGCAGCTTCGCTCGCGGGCTCCTGCCCTGGTGATGATGATGCTCGGAGGCAACGAGGTGAAGCGGCTGCAGTGGGGACGCTCCACCATCGAGAAGGTGGAGCGCGATCTGCATCGCTTCATCCAGCGCGTGAAGACCGCGGCGCCAGGCTCGGCCTGTCTGCTGGTGGGGCCGCTGGACGCCGTGCTGGGGCCGGATGCATCGCGGCCGTTCCAGCAGCGGGCCGATCTGCTCGAGGTGCTCGAGCTCGAGCGGCGCATCGCCCAGGAGGAGGGGTGCGCGTTCTTCGACATGTTCACGGCCATGGGCGGCACGGGCTCCCTGCAGCGGATGCACGCCCGGGGGCTGGTGCATGACGACCTGGTACACCCGCGAGGCAAGGGCCTCGACCTGCTCGGGGAGCTGATGGCGGAGGCGCTCCTGCGCTCCTGGTCGGACACGCCGCGCACCGAGCAGCCCTACGCGCTGGCGGAGGCCTGGGCCACGCTCGTGGGAGGCGACCTGCTGCCCCATGAGGCCCACCCGTGGCGCTCAGCACCGCCCGTGGCGCTGCTGCTGCCCGAAGCACCGCAGGACCCGCTGTCGGGCGGCATCCACCGCGTGCTCTCGGCGTCCCGGGCCTGGACCCCGCGCTCCGAGGAGGCGCGATGGGTGGTGCTCGGTGCCGAGGCCTCCCAGAGCCCGCCGCGCCCCATTGCCGTGAGTGGCCCGGCGGATCAGCGGTGCGTGACGTTCGTCTCCGAGAGCAGCCCGGCGCGCGGCGGGGAGCCGTGCCTGCCGGTCGCGCTGCCGCCGCTGCCTCCCGACTTGCAGGATCCGCTGCACCGGGGCGTCGCGGCCGGTGCGTGGCTGCTGGCGGAGATCGTCCGGCATGACGCGCTCTCGGCGACCCGGAGCCCTCGGTGAGCCTCCGCGGCAGCGCGTGGATTCTCCTCACGGTGTTCCTGGCGTGGACGGCCTCCGCCGCGCCCAAGGCTCGCGCCGCGCCTCCGCCGCAGCTTCCGCCCGGCACCGAGGCGTTCCCCTCCGAGGTGACGAGCGCCCTGGAGGTCCGGCTTCAGGAGCAGCTGGCGGGACGCCTGCCCGCGGGACTCTCGGTAGGAGTCTCCCTGGGTGACTTCGCGTGGACGGCGGGCTTCGGCTTTCGCAACGTCGAGAAGCGGCTCAAGGCCACGCCTCGGACGACGTACCGCACGGCCTCCGTGGCCAAGAGCTTCACCGCCATCGCCATCCTGCAACTGGTGGAGGCGGGCACGGTGGGCCTGGATGATGACATCCGCACCTGGGTGCCGGACTTCCCCGAGAAACAGTGGCCCGTCACGGTGCGGCAGCTCCTGGGGCACCTGGGCGGGGTGAGCCACTACCGCGACCCGCCGCACGACAGCCGCATCACGCGGCGGATGACCACCGCCGAGGCGATCGCGATCTTCAAGGACTGGCCGCTGGTGGTCGAGCCCGGCACCGAGTTCACCTATACGACGTACGGCTACAACCTGCTCGGGGCGGCGGTCGAGAAGGCCTCGGGCCTGCCCTTCGGCGAATACCTGTCGCGCCGGGTCTTCACGCCCGCCGGCATGAAGACCGCGGCGATGGACGACTACCGCACGCGGGACGGGTGGCACGCCGTGGGATACCGGCCCGTGAACGGTGGCATCGCTCGCTCGCACCGGTTGGACCTCTCGTCACGCTTCGGCGGTGGGGGCGCGCGTGCGTCGGTGGTGGACCTGCTGGCGTTCGGGCGCGCGGTGATGGCCAGCACGCTCGTCACTCCCGAAACCACGCGCATGATGCAGATGTCGATGGAGACGCGGGACGGCCGGCTCATCGACTACGGGATGGGGTTCGCCGTCTACCCGACCCGCGGCCACTACATCGTCGCGCACGCGGGCGGGCAGCCCGAGACGAGCACCTTCCTGCTGCTCATCCCCGCCGAGCGGCTGGCGATCGCGGTGGCGATGAACCTCGAGGCCCAGGACGACCTGCTGCGCGAGCTCATCGCCACCATCACCGAGTTCCTCCTGGAGGGCGGCACCCGGCGGCGGGCCGTGCATGCGGCGGACCCGGCGGACGAGGTGCTCCACGAGGGCCTCTATCGGATCTACTCGTACGGCCGCGCCTTCTACACGTTCAACCGCGCCGGCTAC
Encoded proteins:
- a CDS encoding TauD/TfdA family dioxygenase codes for the protein MTTSVAYRSPLVVPSPQMVPTPEGASGVTLDCRPYAAQIQQAIASRRPVSLADTERFLVEAEMLFHALPEPLRRAVIELKSGLSRYPFLILKGLPTEQSLPPTPLDSRRPRMERFMVGEWLSAAIAKALGEPFGLVQQNEGELIQHNSPVKLHETAQSGESSKTELLFHTDGSFLPLTPDYNVISCLRPDPAREAVTSFTSLEDLLAELSPKHRELLSQPRFLADGVEYDYDEVNERGNRTHHVPLLRGTAEQPYIFYDQDIHRAVDAEAAEALRALDAALEAKAIHVKLEAGDVALFDNRRCMHKRSPFHANYDGKDRWCLLTYVSSSALEATRERRAAGRRRVLDIPANL
- a CDS encoding ATP-binding protein — translated: MGYRPSPPTSPSSDTEAPKNELVGGQNQTGKQQDPQLEASVRLLRALTEAQLEFIQGSNARKLFDRLLEVLLDLTSSEYGFIGEVLYTDMGVPYLKTYAITNIAWTDELREQYHRLAPQGMEFRNLKTLFGTVLTTGEHVISNTPDEDTRAGGRPHGHPPLKAFLGLPFKSGKEMVGMVGIANRPEGYDTSVIEFLQPFLATCCSVILGWRSEQQRRHAEEMLLHREEELRRHRDHLEELVHIRTEKLLKATQELEKQQAQLILSEKLASVGQLAAGIAHEINNPLGYVMSNLSTLTQYVATFTRLLGLYRAFGTEVGPTLPPHQAEALGRICALWEQEGVGEIESDVKELLNDCQEGTQRVKDIIQSLKSFIREEAGEPRLVDVNKELMGTLKMMMWSDLKHRCEVRTEYGEIPAIVGYPTQISQVFTNLLSNAAQAIEDRGEIRISTQQEGNMVVVRITDSGVGMTPEVLAKLFTPFYTTKPPGKGTGLGLSISYGIISRHQGRIEVQSKLGSGTTFTLKLPVAPELAGTPASRGTPTAATGS
- a CDS encoding GDSL-type esterase/lipase family protein; the protein is MSAVAISLFVAATAWVSVHPRRSEEHTPGAEHVTPMVASPPKDRREERLAATRAIVRALAPAASRRLPERTEREKELHQLATSLGAPGTRLENPCVEWAGPFCARTALEPLFSALDGLRAGTSSSRVTISAFGNSLIAADRIVDVVREDLVHLFGDGGRGLLLVDRIADYGPRTRSSQSATGWQVYTVGDVKPAPLPLGLTGVSHVSTTPKARARFELSGETQGAVYWVDQDAGPIELRIDGELVVTTTPSDTGGQQRTEVTIPPGAKALELIAHRKGTIVQGVALDRGGPGLVLDTLGVPAADASLFLQADEEMVTEQLRSRAPALVMMMLGGNEVKRLQWGRSTIEKVERDLHRFIQRVKTAAPGSACLLVGPLDAVLGPDASRPFQQRADLLEVLELERRIAQEEGCAFFDMFTAMGGTGSLQRMHARGLVHDDLVHPRGKGLDLLGELMAEALLRSWSDTPRTEQPYALAEAWATLVGGDLLPHEAHPWRSAPPVALLLPEAPQDPLSGGIHRVLSASRAWTPRSEEARWVVLGAEASQSPPRPIAVSGPADQRCVTFVSESSPARGGEPCLPVALPPLPPDLQDPLHRGVAAGAWLLAEIVRHDALSATRSPR
- a CDS encoding serine hydrolase domain-containing protein, with translation MSLRGSAWILLTVFLAWTASAAPKARAAPPPQLPPGTEAFPSEVTSALEVRLQEQLAGRLPAGLSVGVSLGDFAWTAGFGFRNVEKRLKATPRTTYRTASVAKSFTAIAILQLVEAGTVGLDDDIRTWVPDFPEKQWPVTVRQLLGHLGGVSHYRDPPHDSRITRRMTTAEAIAIFKDWPLVVEPGTEFTYTTYGYNLLGAAVEKASGLPFGEYLSRRVFTPAGMKTAAMDDYRTRDGWHAVGYRPVNGGIARSHRLDLSSRFGGGGARASVVDLLAFGRAVMASTLVTPETTRMMQMSMETRDGRLIDYGMGFAVYPTRGHYIVAHAGGQPETSTFLLLIPAERLAIAVAMNLEAQDDLLRELIATITEFLLEGGTRRRAVHAADPADEVLHEGLYRIYSYGRAFYTFNRAGYGLTPEPGSLPRAFTEASALLSHEAIAADPRAAQKKLKQAHHPRSERLFIRVGMHMAERIASAFGPQALSAYPAEGALPFFEDYLRACEQQKCAEALQFSPGLRADIVRLVGPWRRANAPELRPVLPRSVPEMNTRLEAIERAIQGVPLHPDFTEEVLELAQSPKTPPEETTRLLDWALRTHPASVATMLARADAFLLQEEDAESAELLYRRAFERPTGADALSPEKLLARAKKHPAALEVLRIAVKLHPNTPPLWQALAAREKEVGNADAARAALEQANGLPPPPAMLQSTPTP